In Oryza sativa Japonica Group chromosome 8, ASM3414082v1, the sequence gttgggatgatgcggacattgggagttcattatcttgtcgaagATGTTGACGCGGGAATGTTGtcgggaagatggagaggtggtcgccacaagttcttcgggcttacgcttgcaatccttgtggttgttacttccactccctcctACGGTCGGCGTGtctttctttggcttccaagtggtgcccgactgttTGGACGCGGTgatagcatcttcggctttggcatactcattggctttttcgaacatcTGCTTAACCATCCTGGGAGGTTTacgtccgaacttgccgactaggtcgtcgtggcgaatgcctttagtgaaggcggcgatgatgacatcgtcggtgatgtcggagatcttgttgcgttgttcggagaagcgtcggatgtaatctcggagggattctccagacttctgaacgacgttgtagagatcgaactgtgtgccggggcgttcaaaggtgccctggaagttggcgatgaagtgatcacgaagttccgcccatgatccgatcgtgCCACAGGGTAGTCcgtggagccaagatcgggcggagtccgctagggccacaggtagatagtttgccatggctttgctgtctcctcctgctgcgcggattgcgagaccatatacggtgagccaagactcagggttggtggtgccgtcatacttctcgattccagtcggcttaaagccggctggccaatccactcgacgcaggtcattagtgaaggcagctactccgtccacgtcgtcgtcgtagcgatctGGTGAATGGCGGTGACTtcgtgctgcacggcgctggttGATCGTGTCGCGAAGGTCGACGGGACGTCGGTGAGGTGGAGAGCGAGGCCGTTCGACTCGGCTCTCCCTGTGacgttcgggaggcgagtgaacagatcgttcgtcgtgacccctgctcctgcgactagatCCTGTGCcgatgatgctgaggcttggctgatgataatcatgagatcggaagtgggggactcggctaccagtcggggtgcgggtgcttgtggagttggctggaaccgaggcagcgatcatggtcttcgtctggttcaagatgttgacaacatgatcggcttggttgagtgcgtcttccttgaggagggtgtcgaggagagtgattgctgcaaccgcgttctgctgGGGGGTGCGAAAGACTGCTGTCCCatcgacgtcttgttgcccaatgagctctctcgctctccgCCCAGATTCCAAGGCGTGTTGtcgtcgatcttcagcctcctttgcaatccgttcgtgatcctgttgctcacgctgtagtcgttctcgctcttgtcgctgtcgctcttcctccagttggcgacgttcagcttcttgccgtgcgcgatcttggtccgcttctcgggcttggcgctgttcctccgtttcattgtcagccatgaatacgccgaagtagaggggcgtgtagttatcctcatagctatcgtcgaagttgtcgaggtcgccgtggtcgtagtggtagccgaaatcgtcgtagtcgaggatctcggttggtcgagaactgacgccgggggagctgaggtagccatccaactcttccgtcgagactgtcccgagaggttggagtataacgccaACCTCCCTGGATCTGGATCGGATCGGGGCCGAAGCCGGAGCTCGCCTAGATCTTCGAGTGGAAGATGTCTTGACTGTGAAGACAACGGCCAAATCATCAggaagtttcatcaggattgggggataggacccgtcgtcttgatctggtcgcggaagagtagattggatctcatccgagtggtttgaagctgactcgggagagatgatcttggagtaggcctcggccgagttcgggatACCGAATGGCACAGGGACCTGGTCTCTCCCCGACTGGTTTaaatccgagtcaaggagagagatcttgccgaagtcgttggtgatgaagttgaggctgccgaacTGGAACGCatgcccgggagggaaggcgaagtcgtcgatgccagaaacgaaacccatcgcacttagtcggcgagaacttgacgctacccctacctagcgcgccaactgtcgaaacaagatttcggcaataataaaagggggtggctatcaagttaggaaagtggatgggtttagagacaaggGATTTTATACaagttcaggccttcttattcaaaaagtaataccctactcctgtccggggatgattccgccgagtgtattattgattgtatgattgggagaaaaaagaatcgtcccgagaggaacccggacccctccttatataggggaagggatccgtattacaaagtacagcccatatcctaacggaacaTGGGATTACAGATagaatacaatcgtaaccgactaggatcccgggtattttcttgagatacaagtttagaatccaACCCGAATCCTCATAAAGATGTTCTATCTATATTTAGTGCCGTATATCCGACTAAAGTATAACCGTCATGCAGATATGGGgtaaccataatctccacagagCCACTTAAAAGAATTGTATGCAAAAACAACTTTCCAGCCAACCCTCTTCTTTATAACCATCCCCCCACCGTGATCCActatcctctccttctctctccctctctcacttAGCTTTTCTCCACCTCTACTTCTCCCCCTCTAGATCCACTGGCGAAGTTAGGCCTCGGCGGGGCGCCGCGACGGGAGCCAGCAGTGGGGCGATGGGCTTGCGAAGGCGGTGATGAGCTTTTGGCAGTGGCAATGGTAGGTGCGGGCTGGGAGCTCAGGAACCGGCAGATCCAGCACTCGGGAACTCAGCGGAGGCAGATCCAGCACTCGGAACCTCGGCAGCGATGACAACAACAACGAATCTGGCGCTAGCCTTGGGAGCTGCAGGGACATCtagcggcgatgacgacggcagaGGCAGATCCGGCGCTCAGGACCTCAGTGGTGATGACAAGGACAGTGGATCCGGCGCTCAGGAGCTCGTCAACGGCAGCGTCAGGCTCAGAAGTTGCGGGGCTTTGGTGGCGACGGCAATGGCGCCGGTAGCGAAGATCACGTATGTATGTGGAATTCTTTCATCCTACATGGCACTACAATAAAAGAATAAAAACTTAACGGGACCTGCATGTCGTTGagttgaaaaattttaaaaacaaaagacCTAGTGGACCCAATAGGCCCTTGACATAGGGGTCTCGAGCGACGCCATGTATTGTTGTTTCCCCATATCAGCATCACCAATGTCGTCCACTGCGGCGAGCTCGAGACGGCCAGTACTCGAGCCGACGTGGGCAAATTCGAGACGACCTCCTCACAGCGAAGATGGAGACGACAGGCTGGTACGATCTCGTCGGAGAGCTGCACTGCTGCCTAGCTCCTCCTCCGTGAGCTCCGCCAACGATCCGTCGTCCCAACCTTACCACATTAGCTCCGCCAACAGGAAGAAGCCTAGTACAAAAAACCGGTCAGCCACCGGTTCAACCGGAAAAAAAGGGAACCACCGTGAGCTCCGCCAACGATCCGTCGTCCCAACCTTACCACATTAGCTCCGCCAACAGGAAGAAGCCTAGTACAAAAAACCGGTCAGCCACCGGTTCAACCGGAAAAAAAGGGAACCAGTGCATGCCACGGTTCGGTTTGCAGAAAAGACCGGCAGGGAAAAATATAAATTTCTAGTATGAGCAGAAGGGGAGTCGAACCCCAGACCACATGCTTGAGGCGCTACAAGCCTTGTACTTTCCCACCTAACCAACTGGGCAAGAGATATGTGCTATTCAGAATGGAATACCTATTTTATTTAACAGTTTAAAGTCAATTATGACTTAAAATATAGTTAGCCATGAACCGGCGGTCCGACCGGTGAACCGGTGAATAGATGAGCTCACTGGGTCATTCTCCGGTCCGGCTTTTTCCACTATGGGAAGAAGGCGGCAACGCTCACCGTAGGTCTCCCCAATTCATCTTCCCCTTCCCCCATTCCTTCGCATCGTCGTCCTCCCATGCCAGATCAAACGGGCCTCCAAGTTTCATGGCTCCGACACAAAATAGACTTGTCCCACCCCCAATGGGGGCCCAACATACTCCCCCGCTCTTCCAAAAACTCTGGCCCAAGGCCCATTTTAGGACTTGAGTTTAGCCCAATAAAAAATGTTCTCCCGACGTTGCACGGCCCAACTAGCCATGCTCGGTTTAagctttttcttctttccgCAACCGAAGCGTCTtctaccgcgccgccgccgccaccatacTCGAGTCGTCGGCCGCGCGCCGACCGAGATCTCCGGTGAAGAGCAGTTCCGGTCGGCAAAGTATACTGTAGCTCCTCCACGCCTCCCGCCCCCGCAGGTGTTCTTGCTGCTAGCTAGGTCTGGAAGGGAACTATCCTAATCCCAAAATGGCGGGACCTTGTCAGGCACttcgcgccggcggcgagggctgATTCTCTGATGGTGCTGCACAGCGCGGCGGTGGACGCTAGGCTGCGACAGTGCATCGCCGCCGACTTGTCCTACTGGAGGTTCCTCTTCCAATAGGTGACTAGGTGAGGGTTACCTCATAACCTCAACttaatgtgagaaatgctagtgGTTGATTGGTCACAATGGTACATTGGtactgctgtttttttttattttgtcttgTATAATGtgaatttcttttgtttttttattgagaTAATTTAGATGTGATAAATGCCCAATTTGGTGTCCAACACTAACTTTCCTCTAAGGTTGGGTATGTTcgtatttactccctccgtattttaatgtatgacgccattgacttttttacgaaagtttgaccattcgtattattcaaaattttttgtgcaaatacaaaaatatttaCGTTAtgtttaaagaatatttgatgataaatcaactcacaataaaataaatgataattacataaattttcttaataagacgaatggtcaaacgttgattaaaaagtcaatggtgtcatacataaaaatacggagggagtattagtttaGCCTCTTAACGTCTTCCGATCGATGTCCCCTTAACAAAAGAATGTAAGGGCTTCAACCTCATTTTAGGTCAGCACAATCCTGCATCAATGTTGAATAGCTAACTTGGACATTCAAAAGAGGCTATGCATGGACTTTTATGGATGAAAAATTGCTGTAACTATTGTAGTggtttttaattccgaatgCGTAAATCACTGGAACTGTTTCTCTTTGTCAAAATTCGTTCTCATTACTATTCTGTCAATCATCTTGGTAGGTTTGACCAAGCGCGTCTGATCATGGCTAAGGACATAATGTGAAAGAGAATGGGTCACTTGCTACTGTGCCATGATATAATGTTTCCAGATCTTCCCTTTCTTCTGGAAGGAGTAGTGTCCAATGGGTTGTTCTATCAGATTCTGTTGAGAATTTTGCAGCAGCAAACCCATTACTGAGTCTATCAGAACCACTCTTTTGTTTCCAAATTTGTCTTGATCGATCCGTGAGGTAGCAGAGTTGTCAATCCTAGGTGATATGTTTATTTCATGAATGTCTAATTtaatgaatcttttttttttcgggccGACAAAGAGTGCTGCCCGAATTTTTCTTAAGATTTGGGGGAGAACAACCTTTTGGTTGAAAAGCTGAAAAACAGGGCAAAACAACCAGCTGAAAAGCTACAGATCATAGTGAGTGAACTATTATGCTGTTACTATTTTTTAGTGTTAACAATTTTGCTTGGATGTTCTTGATTCCACCACCGAAGTATCCAACATAAATATCCACGATTTGAGACAACTGCATAAGAACTTCTGAAAATAAGCAGTCTTTGTACTATTGTCTCCAGTCTGTAGAGGCCATATTCCATCTCTATTGAATTTAGCTTATTATATTTAGCTCCTGTTGTTTACACCTTTGCGTTATTCACCGAAAAGTGAAAACATGCAAACTATATGTGAAGTGTGTAAGAGTTATCTTCtcttggtgtttttttttttaaaacaagttCTTCCAACTTCGACAATTCACAATTCCAGGCCCTCTAAAGACTAGGATATTCACTGAAAACAAGCCAGGTATGCACTTTATAGTAGTCAGATATTAGAGAGAAAATGGCAGGATAAATCTATCTAGAATAACTAAAATGGGAGTAAAATTTAAATCATGGCATAAATGCACATACATTACTCACATTGGCAATTAGACTACTCTAAAAGGAAAATCAATGGCTCACGAGTTGTACATCCCATTCAAGCATCAAGTCAAAATCAGTAACAATGCAAATGAATTGAACATCATAAGTATTGATGTTTGAGCAACGAAGACGAGTCCTTTGAACCAGCTGAAGTGGATGTGTTAGAGGAACTTGAGGTGTGGGTAATATAGCCACTGGTTGTCGATGATGATTGTGTTGCACTTGAGGACAACATTCCAGTGGACGATGTGAAGAGCCCCTCCACTGAGGCCACCGGCGGCGCATATGTTGGCACAGGCATCTTGGCAGGTAACACCGGTAGTTGCCCACTAGACTGGAGCATGGCCATGGCTGCTCTGATAGACGGCCGTGCACTTGGGTCTGGATGCGCACACCAAAGCCCCACAGTAATGACACGCTCCATCTCCGACACGTCGTAGTCACCGTTGAGCCGCTCATCAGCCGCTGAGATAACATCTCCTTGTCCGTGCAGGTCCCAGACCCACTCGACCAACCGGAAGATGCCATTCTTCTGGTTATCTTGTAGGCTCATTGGCCTCCTTCCGCATGCCACTTCCAATAGGACAATGCCGAAGCTATAAACATCAGACTCTGAGCTTGCTCTACCGGTGATCACGCATTCAGGATCAACATAGCCTGGTGTCCCAGAGACGGCGGTCATCGTCTGCATCCCCACGGCATGGTCGATGAACCTTGCAAGCCCGAAGTCGCCTAGCTTGGCGTTGAAGGACTCATCCAGCATGACATTGCTCGGCTTGATGTCGCGGTGCACAACGCACTGTTCCCACTCCTCGTGGAGATAGAACAGTGCTGATCCAAGCCCAAGAACAATCTTAACCCTGTGACAAGTTAAAATCAAGAACATGTCGATTAATTTGACATCACCAAAGAAGTTGAGATGAAGTTAGAGAGGACAGTTACTGACCTCATTGGCCATGTCAGGAAGGTGCCATTGCCATGGAGGTGGATGTCGAGGCTGCGGTTGGGGACGAGTTCGTAGACGAGTAGGAGCTCGTCGCGGCCATGGCACCACCCTATGAGCTGCACCAGATTGCGGTGACGCAACCGGCTTATCACCTTGATCTCCGACCTATACTCTTTCTTCCCTTGCTTGGAGGAATCCTTAGCAAACCTCTTAATGGCGACGGCTAGGCCCTGCTCTCTCAGGTATCCCCTGTACACGGCGCCGAAGCCACCTTGCCCAagcttctcctccgccgcaAAGCTCTTCGTCGCCTCGACGAGCTCGTGGTATGGGATTTGCCTTGGCCCCATGCCCATCTCGATCTCCACGATGGGctcgccgtcatcgtcatcgtcgtcatctcCGGCCAACCCTACGTGTCTCGCCTCCTCTGCCTCTTCTGCCTCCCTTCTCTTCTTGCTCCGACGTCGCCGCACGAGGACAACTATCATGGCGAAGAGGAGCACGACGAACAGTGCTCCACCAGCGGTGGCTCCGGCTATAACTCCGGCAAGTCCGGGACCAGAGGTGGTCGGGGAAGGctgcgccgccggtggtggatTCTGCTGGAACGAGGAGTTGAAGTACCAAGAATGCAGCTGATGGAGCTCAAGGGATgagcccgtcgccgccgagaaGCCGACGGAGACCTTCTCCGGCAAGGCGGTCTTGAGATCGACGGTGGTGCTAAGGTTGTAAAGTGTAGTCGAGCCATTCGTCCATGTCTTCACCAGCTGGACCGACAGGATGCTCGAGCTGCTGTTGTAGTCGACAATGGCGGCCATGTTCCCGGTGAGGCTGAAGCTGGGCAGCGACTCGGTCTGCACCGATACGATGGAGTTGACGTCGACGCCGATGTGGTCGTAGGTGGCGCTGGGATCGAACGAGTTGTTGAAGGTGTCGAACTCGACGGCGACGAACCGGTTGTCGCCGGACATGACGGCGTCGAAGGTCCGGCTGGTGAGGCCGagggcgccgccgtccgccgtgtCCGGCATCCTCGAAGGGTAGCcgacgaggaagaaggccatccCGTCGCCCTTGTTGTCCAAGTTTGTCGGGGTGATGTTGAAGGAGAAGCGCGTGGTGAAGCTGGCGACCTCGCCGGTGGCGGCTTCCCAGAGCTGCACCGGCGGCGAGTACGCCACGCGTCCCATGGTGCCGCCGCTCGGCAGGTTGCTGCCGGTGGTGATCTCGATCCACCCATCGCCGGCGATCGCCGCGCTGCCCTGGAGGGTGATGTTCTTGGTCCCGTTGCTGAAGGTGGAGTAGCTGAACGACACGGCAGTAGCGAGGCTAGGCAAGAATCCCAAGAACAGCAGGCAGGCTAtggcagaagcagaagcagcagccatGGACGATCTTGTCACGAGCTCACCAgcggccatcgccggcggccgaATCAGCCGGAGAACACAGCTACTACAAGTCTACACCTACTACTTGTAGCAAACAAAACTTGCAGTTCTCTGCAATTCCACGCACATTCAGGTCAAGAACCAGAGGCTAATTAATCTGAAACAGCGACCGGTCTACACTGACTGACGCGGTCAGGTTTAGAAAAGAAATCGAAAATTACGCGGAATTAAATTGCTCCCAGGCTTGGCGTGATGGAAAGAGTCTCTCTGCTATCTAATACGAGTATTAATCTGCATGTTTGTTCATCTACGGACTACGGAGTAGAACTGATGAGCGATATGCTGACCTCCGCCTTTGACCTTTTCTCGTGTTTCTGCTCATCCTCTGGTCTTCTGGAGACTTTCTCGTGTTTATGCAAAAATACGTCGGCAGATAGTGGTGGCAGGTGTTGAAAAGACAAGGGTGAACATCTGAAGAAGATAgtttcctcaaaaaaaaaaaaaaaaaaaaaacatctgaaGAAGATACCGAGGTTCTTCTGCTGGGCGTGTTTCACTTtcgcgatttttaaaaatactgTACTTATAATATTCCAGGTGATTAGTGTGATTTAAACAGGCCCGGCCAACTTATTTAAAGGCCATATGTAATATTACTCCATAAT encodes:
- the LOC4344563 gene encoding L-type lectin-domain containing receptor kinase IX.1 translates to MAAGELVTRSSMAAASASAIACLLFLGFLPSLATAVSFSYSTFSNGTKNITLQGSAAIAGDGWIEITTGSNLPSGGTMGRVAYSPPVQLWEAATGEVASFTTRFSFNITPTNLDNKGDGMAFFLVGYPSRMPDTADGGALGLTSRTFDAVMSGDNRFVAVEFDTFNNSFDPSATYDHIGVDVNSIVSVQTESLPSFSLTGNMAAIVDYNSSSSILSVQLVKTWTNGSTTLYNLSTTVDLKTALPEKVSVGFSAATGSSLELHQLHSWYFNSSFQQNPPPAAQPSPTTSGPGLAGVIAGATAGGALFVVLLFAMIVVLVRRRRSKKRREAEEAEEARHVGLAGDDDDDDDGEPIVEIEMGMGPRQIPYHELVEATKSFAAEEKLGQGGFGAVYRGYLREQGLAVAIKRFAKDSSKQGKKEYRSEIKVISRLRHRNLVQLIGWCHGRDELLLVYELVPNRSLDIHLHGNGTFLTWPMRVKIVLGLGSALFYLHEEWEQCVVHRDIKPSNVMLDESFNAKLGDFGLARFIDHAVGMQTMTAVSGTPGYVDPECVITGRASSESDVYSFGIVLLEVACGRRPMSLQDNQKNGIFRLVEWVWDLHGQGDVISAADERLNGDYDVSEMERVITVGLWCAHPDPSARPSIRAAMAMLQSSGQLPVLPAKMPVPTYAPPVASVEGLFTSSTGMLSSSATQSSSTTSGYITHTSSSSNTSTSAGSKDSSSLLKHQYL